In Clostridium cagae, one genomic interval encodes:
- a CDS encoding electron transfer flavoprotein subunit alpha/FixB family protein, whose amino-acid sequence MAKLVVNQEKITNKEELIKICPFGALEINDGKVEINGACKMCKLCVKKGPKGAIEYIEEEVKSIDKDLWKGISVYVDHVNGKIHPVTYELIGKARELAAKINHPVYCVFIGHKVSEEAKELLHYGVNKVFVYDDEELRDFRIEPYAAAFEDFIKNVKPSSILVGATTIGRSLAPRMAARFRTGLTADCTILDIKEDTDLVQIRPAFGGNIMAQIVTPNSRPQLATVRYKVMTAPERTDDVNGEIIKCEIKKDKLKSGINVLEIKEKNTEVGISDAEVIVAAGRGVKSEKDLAMIKEFAELLGAEFACTRPLIESGWVDAKRQIGLSGRTVRPRLIITCGISGAVQFSAGMNNSEHIFAINNDDKAPIFKVAHYGVVGNIYEIIPQLIEKIKMSKEA is encoded by the coding sequence ATGGCAAAGTTAGTTGTTAATCAAGAAAAGATAACTAATAAGGAAGAGTTAATAAAAATATGCCCATTTGGCGCTCTTGAAATAAATGATGGAAAAGTTGAGATAAATGGAGCTTGTAAAATGTGTAAGCTTTGTGTAAAGAAAGGACCAAAGGGAGCAATTGAATATATTGAAGAAGAAGTTAAGTCAATAGATAAGGATTTATGGAAAGGAATATCTGTTTACGTAGATCATGTTAATGGGAAGATTCATCCAGTAACTTATGAATTGATTGGTAAAGCTAGAGAATTAGCAGCTAAAATAAATCACCCTGTTTACTGTGTATTCATTGGTCATAAAGTTTCAGAGGAAGCAAAAGAGTTATTACATTACGGAGTAAATAAAGTATTTGTATATGACGATGAAGAATTAAGAGATTTTAGAATAGAACCTTATGCAGCAGCATTTGAAGATTTTATTAAAAATGTAAAACCATCATCAATATTAGTTGGAGCTACAACAATAGGGAGATCATTAGCACCTAGAATGGCTGCTAGATTTAGAACAGGTCTTACAGCTGATTGTACTATCCTTGATATAAAAGAGGATACAGACTTAGTACAAATTAGACCGGCATTTGGTGGTAATATAATGGCACAAATAGTTACACCTAATTCAAGACCACAACTTGCAACGGTAAGATATAAAGTAATGACAGCACCAGAAAGAACAGATGATGTTAATGGTGAAATAATTAAATGTGAAATTAAAAAGGATAAGCTTAAATCTGGGATTAATGTTCTTGAAATTAAAGAAAAAAATACAGAGGTAGGAATAAGTGATGCTGAAGTAATAGTAGCAGCTGGTAGAGGCGTTAAGTCAGAAAAAGATTTAGCAATGATAAAAGAATTTGCAGAGTTATTAGGTGCAGAATTTGCATGTACTAGACCTTTAATTGAATCAGGATGGGTTGATGCTAAAAGACAAATCGGATTAAGTGGTAGAACAGTAAGACCAAGACTTATAATAACTTGTGGAATTTCAGGTGCAGTTCAATTCTCAGCTGGAATGAATAATTCAGAACATATATTTGCTATAAATAATGACGATAAAGCTCCTATATTTAAAGTTGCTCATTATGGAGTAGTAGGGAATATATATGAAATTATTCCACAACTTATAGAAAAAATAAAAATGAGCAAGGAGGCATAA
- the hydE gene encoding [FeFe] hydrogenase H-cluster radical SAM maturase HydE produces MKNLIEKASITHELNKDEILQLLSCDDINDDLFKAANKVRERSLGNIVHLRGLIEFTNICKRNCLYCGLRRDNKNIKRYRLSKEEIIDFAKKAVSYGYKTIVLQGGEDDFFTKEKMVEIIKEIKNLNVALTLSLGEKTYEEYKAFKEAGADRYLLRIETTDKKLYKEMDPMMSYDERLNCLKNLGHLGYEVGTGVLVGLPNQTLDSLADDILFFKKLNADMIGIGPFIPNEDTPLKYSKGGNLNLALKVMAITRLLLPDINIPATTAMESLHKNGRILALQSGANVVMPNVTEGEYRKLYALYPGKICTGDTPSHCRGCITGKIASINREVSDGYGFRGNQNKNSHNK; encoded by the coding sequence ATGAAAAATTTAATTGAAAAAGCAAGCATTACACATGAACTAAATAAAGATGAGATATTACAATTACTATCATGCGACGATATAAATGATGATTTATTTAAAGCTGCTAATAAAGTTCGTGAAAGATCTTTAGGTAATATTGTTCATTTAAGAGGATTAATAGAATTTACTAATATATGTAAGCGAAATTGTTTATATTGTGGATTAAGAAGAGATAATAAAAATATAAAAAGATATAGATTAAGTAAAGAGGAAATTATAGATTTTGCAAAGAAAGCTGTATCTTATGGTTATAAAACTATAGTTCTTCAAGGTGGAGAAGATGACTTTTTTACTAAAGAAAAAATGGTGGAAATAATAAAAGAAATTAAAAATTTAAATGTAGCTTTAACATTAAGTCTAGGTGAAAAGACTTATGAAGAATATAAAGCTTTTAAAGAAGCTGGTGCTGATAGATATTTACTTCGCATTGAAACAACTGACAAAAAACTTTATAAGGAAATGGACCCTATGATGAGTTATGATGAAAGATTAAACTGTCTAAAAAATTTAGGTCATTTAGGTTATGAAGTTGGAACAGGTGTATTAGTGGGATTACCAAATCAGACATTGGATTCTTTAGCAGACGACATTTTATTTTTCAAAAAATTAAATGCTGATATGATTGGTATTGGTCCTTTTATTCCTAATGAAGATACCCCACTAAAATACTCTAAAGGTGGAAATTTAAATTTAGCTTTAAAAGTAATGGCTATAACTAGATTATTACTTCCTGACATAAATATTCCTGCTACTACTGCAATGGAATCATTACATAAAAATGGACGTATCTTAGCACTTCAAAGCGGTGCTAATGTAGTTATGCCAAATGTAACTGAGGGTGAGTATAGAAAGCTGTATGCATTATATCCTGGTAAAATTTGTACAGGAGATACGCCTTCTCATTGTAGAGGATGTATAACAGGAAAAATAGCCTCAATTAACAGAGAGGTTTCTGATGGATATGGTTTTAGAGGAAATCAAAACAAAAATTCTCATAATAAATAA
- a CDS encoding FadR/GntR family transcriptional regulator, giving the protein MFTPIKTPKVYDQVIEQIKLKIKSGELKKGDKLPSEREMAESLCVSRTSIREAIKALEVIGLVESRQGAGNYIKTNFDNSLFEPLSVMFMLQESSLKEMYDLRKTLELECGRLASKNITDNELDHLNAILDRMYEAGTEEESLELDIKFHYVIAKAARNVLLINILEVISQLMDEFIKSSRMQILHTGNSREILLSIHENLVRALKFRNEKEVFNAMLEHFDLIWKAYGYEE; this is encoded by the coding sequence ATGTTTACACCTATTAAGACACCAAAAGTATATGATCAGGTCATAGAACAAATAAAATTAAAAATAAAAAGTGGTGAACTCAAAAAGGGTGATAAGCTTCCATCTGAAAGAGAAATGGCAGAATCCCTTTGTGTTTCACGTACTTCAATAAGAGAAGCTATAAAAGCTTTAGAAGTTATAGGACTTGTGGAAAGCAGGCAAGGGGCAGGAAATTATATAAAAACTAATTTTGATAATTCACTTTTTGAACCATTGTCAGTTATGTTTATGCTTCAAGAAAGTTCTCTTAAAGAAATGTATGATTTAAGAAAAACATTAGAGCTAGAGTGTGGAAGATTAGCATCAAAGAATATAACAGATAATGAGTTAGATCATTTAAATGCTATATTAGATAGAATGTATGAGGCAGGAACAGAAGAAGAGAGTTTAGAATTAGATATTAAATTTCATTACGTTATTGCAAAAGCAGCAAGAAATGTTTTGCTCATTAATATACTTGAAGTAATATCTCAGCTTATGGATGAATTTATAAAATCATCTAGAATGCAAATTTTACATACTGGTAACAGTAGAGAAATATTATTATCAATACATGAAAATTTAGTTAGAGCATTAAAATTTAGAAATGAAAAAGAGGTGTTTAATGCAATGCTAGAACATTTTGATTTAATATGGAAGGCATATGGATATGAAGAATAG
- a CDS encoding electron transfer flavoprotein subunit beta/FixA family protein produces MNILVCIKQVPGTSKVEVDPVTGVLKRDGIDSKMNPYDLYALETALRIKENEGGNVKVLSMGPNQALSVIREAYSMGADEGALLSDRKFGGADVLATSYTISQGVRKMGDFELIICGKQTTDGDTAQVGPEMAEYLDIPHVANVERIIEIKEKSIIVEMDMPETLEVVEISYPCLITVDKGIFEPRLPSYRKKIATKDKEISIMSLNDFEDRNEKKYGLNGSPTQVERIFPPEVNDDREMWTGDSNELAEKIEHKLKEFKFI; encoded by the coding sequence ATGAATATTTTAGTTTGTATTAAACAAGTACCAGGAACTTCAAAAGTAGAGGTTGATCCGGTTACTGGAGTATTAAAAAGAGATGGTATAGATTCAAAAATGAATCCATATGATTTATATGCATTAGAAACTGCATTAAGAATAAAAGAAAATGAAGGTGGAAATGTAAAAGTTTTAAGTATGGGACCTAATCAAGCGCTTAGCGTAATTAGAGAAGCGTATAGTATGGGTGCTGATGAGGGAGCATTATTATCAGATAGAAAATTTGGTGGTGCTGATGTTTTAGCTACATCATATACAATATCTCAAGGCGTAAGAAAAATGGGAGATTTTGAGTTGATAATTTGCGGAAAGCAAACTACTGATGGAGATACAGCTCAAGTAGGACCAGAAATGGCAGAATACTTAGACATACCTCATGTAGCAAATGTTGAGAGAATCATAGAGATTAAGGAAAAATCAATTATAGTTGAAATGGATATGCCTGAAACTTTAGAAGTAGTTGAAATTTCATATCCTTGCTTAATAACTGTAGATAAAGGAATTTTTGAACCAAGACTTCCATCTTACAGAAAGAAAATTGCAACTAAAGACAAAGAAATTTCAATTATGAGTTTAAATGATTTTGAAGATAGAAATGAAAAGAAATATGGACTAAATGGTTCACCAACTCAAGTTGAAAGAATATTCCCACCAGAAGTTAATGATGATAGAGAAATGTGGACAGGCGATTCAAATGAGTTAGCTGAAAAGATAGAACATAAATTAAAAGAGTTTAAGTTTATTTAA
- a CDS encoding YitT family protein produces MKKLLKEYTIITMGLVIVTIGLELFFYSNNIASGGISGLALILNEILGIEPGIVMLLCNIVLFIVAFIFIGGSFGIKSMYAAFGLSFILSAVEKFHKPVAITNNLVLATIFGSVLVAMGTAIMYTQNATTGGTSITAKILSKYCHIDFGKGLLISDSVVILLAIYTFGVELGLFGLLSVYLTGILIDKFIDGFNLSKQVMIFTDKEELVANYIMKDVERGCTVFYGKGGYTKKQNCVILTILSRIQFIKLKQFMMKNDPKAFITVNEITEVLGQGFKNILDN; encoded by the coding sequence ATGAAGAAGTTATTAAAAGAATATACTATAATAACTATGGGTCTTGTAATAGTTACTATTGGCCTTGAATTGTTTTTCTATTCTAATAATATAGCATCTGGTGGAATTTCTGGATTAGCATTAATTTTAAATGAAATTTTAGGAATTGAACCTGGAATAGTAATGCTTTTATGTAATATTGTATTATTTATTGTGGCTTTTATATTTATTGGAGGGAGTTTTGGAATAAAGAGTATGTATGCTGCATTTGGTTTATCATTTATATTATCAGCTGTTGAAAAATTTCATAAGCCGGTAGCAATAACTAATAACTTAGTTCTAGCAACTATATTCGGAAGTGTATTAGTAGCTATGGGAACAGCAATTATGTATACTCAAAATGCTACCACTGGAGGTACTAGTATTACAGCTAAAATATTAAGTAAGTACTGTCATATAGACTTTGGAAAGGGATTATTAATATCAGATTCGGTAGTAATATTATTAGCAATTTATACATTTGGTGTAGAACTGGGTCTATTTGGATTGTTAAGCGTATATTTAACTGGTATTTTAATAGATAAATTTATAGATGGATTTAACTTATCTAAACAAGTTATGATTTTTACTGATAAAGAAGAACTTGTGGCAAATTACATAATGAAAGATGTTGAGAGAGGATGTACTGTTTTTTACGGCAAAGGTGGATATACTAAAAAACAAAATTGTGTTATCTTAACTATATTAAGTAGAATTCAATTTATTAAATTAAAGCAATTTATGATGAAGAATGATCCTAAGGCATTTATAACAGTAAATGAAATAACAGAAGTATTAGGGCAAGGGTTTAAAAATATATTAGATAATTAA
- a CDS encoding DUF3298 and DUF4163 domain-containing protein translates to MHLISNIISVFLIPLMLSQSYPQYMFINNRIKNDNNLKIVEKSINKNLGYLTEDVKILQIEGGKDKNKINNINLKVNSDVMNPIREAEKTSAEYFKDTNIIPNFPYQISSKYIITRNDNNILSFYNDYYEFLGGAHGMTTITSYTINKNKEEFLNLNDLFKPGYDYLNIVNKEIEKQIVKNPDNYFDSGKIFKGINEKQGFYLDESNLIIYYQLYEIAPYVYGIPEFKIPIKLFEGNFIYS, encoded by the coding sequence ATGCATTTAATTTCAAATATTATATCCGTGTTTTTGATTCCCTTAATGTTGTCGCAAAGTTATCCACAGTACATGTTTATAAATAATAGAATAAAAAACGACAATAATCTAAAAATTGTGGAAAAGTCTATAAATAAAAATTTAGGTTATTTAACAGAAGATGTTAAAATTTTGCAAATAGAAGGTGGAAAAGATAAAAACAAAATTAATAATATAAATTTAAAGGTAAATAGTGATGTTATGAATCCAATAAGGGAAGCAGAAAAAACTTCAGCAGAGTATTTTAAGGATACTAATATTATTCCTAATTTTCCTTATCAAATATCATCTAAATATATTATTACTAGGAATGATAATAATATTTTGAGTTTTTATAATGATTATTATGAATTTTTAGGTGGAGCACATGGAATGACCACTATAACCTCATATACAATAAATAAAAATAAGGAAGAATTTTTAAATTTAAATGATTTATTTAAACCAGGATATGATTATTTAAATATAGTAAATAAAGAAATTGAAAAGCAAATAGTAAAAAATCCTGATAATTATTTTGATTCAGGAAAAATATTTAAAGGTATAAATGAAAAGCAGGGTTTTTATTTAGATGAGAGCAATCTTATTATTTATTATCAGTTATATGAAATAGCACCATATGTATATGGCATTCCAGAATTCAAAATTCCAATAAAGTTATTTGAGGGAAATTTTATTTATAGTTAG
- a CDS encoding cation-translocating P-type ATPase, translating to MEKYFCKSSEDTLRDFNVSINGLTEEQIKEQLNKYGENLLTEKKKKSIISIFLEQFKDLLVIILIAAAIISIATGNIESTIVILVVIAINAILGTIQYVKAEQSLSSLKALSSPIAKVIRNSNKIEIPSKDVLPGDILILEAGDLVVADGRIVESFSLQVNESSLTGESESVNKISEKIDKTEVALGDQKNMVFSSSLVTYGRGTVLVTSTGMNTELGKIATLMEETQEKKTPLQVSLDDFSKKLAIGVIIICAIVFALNVYRNNTILDSLMFAVALAVAAIPEALSSIVTIVLSMGTQKMSKEHAIIKNLRAVEGLGCVSVICSDKTGTLTQNKMTVKSIFVDDNLITSEEIDLNNSLSKFLVDSSILCNDSTSVDGKELGDPTEVALTNLGHKFDINEIDYRNKHPRLSEIPFDSDRKLMSTLHNIDNEYLMITKGAIDVLLNRSSLIKTSKGVRKITDKDINDINNMNLKLSSNGLRVLSFGYKKLDDEKDLSLDDEKDFIFIGLISMIDPPREESKAAVRDCIKASIKPVMITGDHKVTASAIAKEIGILQENDISVDGIELDKMSDKDLLDKLEHISVYARVSPEHKIRIVKAWQSKDKIVAMTGDGVNDAPALKQADIGIAMGITGTEVSKDAASMILTDDNFATIVKSISNGRNIYANIKNSIRFLLSGNTSGILAVLYSSLRALPVPFAAVHLLFINLLTDSLPAIAIGMEKSTRDVLNEKPRDSKESILNKGFVKSILVEGFLIAIATITAYHIGLSSGPVGTASTMAFATLCLGRLFHGFNCRGRKSIFALGLFKNKFSWIAFGIGLLLLNAVLLVPPLQSLFEVIPLSGANLGYIYLFAFLPTLIIQIYKVIRYDSEKDADINFENKGGTVKEKKQVA from the coding sequence ATGGAAAAATATTTTTGTAAAAGTTCTGAAGATACTTTAAGAGATTTTAATGTATCCATAAACGGTCTTACCGAAGAACAAATAAAAGAACAGTTAAACAAATATGGGGAAAATTTATTAACTGAAAAAAAGAAAAAGAGCATTATTTCTATATTCTTAGAACAATTTAAAGACCTGCTAGTTATTATTTTAATAGCTGCCGCAATCATATCAATAGCCACTGGTAATATTGAAAGTACTATAGTTATTTTAGTAGTTATAGCTATAAATGCTATTTTAGGTACAATTCAATACGTTAAAGCAGAGCAATCATTGAGCAGCTTAAAGGCGCTATCCTCTCCCATTGCTAAAGTTATTAGAAATTCTAATAAAATTGAAATTCCCTCTAAAGATGTACTGCCAGGTGATATATTAATATTAGAAGCTGGTGATTTAGTAGTAGCAGATGGACGAATAGTTGAAAGTTTTTCATTACAAGTTAATGAAAGTTCTCTAACAGGTGAATCTGAAAGTGTAAATAAAATTTCCGAAAAAATTGATAAAACTGAAGTTGCTTTAGGTGATCAAAAAAATATGGTTTTTTCAAGTTCTTTAGTTACCTACGGAAGAGGTACAGTCCTTGTAACAAGTACTGGTATGAATACTGAATTAGGTAAAATTGCTACTTTAATGGAAGAGACTCAAGAAAAAAAGACTCCTCTTCAAGTATCTCTAGATGATTTTTCTAAAAAATTAGCTATTGGCGTAATAATTATTTGTGCAATTGTATTTGCTTTAAATGTTTATAGAAATAATACTATTTTAGATTCATTAATGTTTGCTGTTGCTCTTGCTGTTGCTGCTATTCCAGAGGCTCTTAGTTCAATAGTTACTATAGTTCTTTCTATGGGAACTCAAAAGATGTCTAAAGAACATGCAATAATTAAAAATCTTAGAGCAGTTGAAGGCTTAGGTTGTGTATCTGTCATTTGTTCAGACAAAACAGGTACATTAACTCAAAATAAAATGACAGTTAAAAGTATTTTTGTAGATGATAATTTAATTACTTCTGAAGAGATTGATTTAAATAACTCACTTTCAAAATTTTTAGTAGACAGCTCTATTCTTTGTAATGATTCTACATCTGTTGATGGTAAAGAACTTGGTGATCCAACTGAAGTAGCTTTAACTAATTTAGGACATAAATTTGATATAAATGAAATAGATTATAGAAACAAACATCCTAGATTGAGTGAGATTCCTTTTGATTCTGATAGAAAATTAATGAGTACTCTTCATAATATAGATAATGAATATTTAATGATTACTAAGGGTGCTATTGATGTATTATTAAATAGATCATCATTAATAAAAACATCTAAAGGTGTAAGGAAAATTACTGATAAGGATATTAATGACATAAATAATATGAATCTTAAGTTGTCTTCTAATGGATTAAGAGTATTATCATTCGGATATAAAAAATTGGATGATGAAAAAGATCTTTCTTTGGATGATGAAAAAGATTTTATATTTATTGGATTAATTTCAATGATAGATCCACCTAGAGAAGAATCAAAAGCAGCTGTTAGAGATTGTATTAAAGCTTCAATTAAACCAGTAATGATTACGGGTGATCATAAAGTTACTGCTTCTGCTATTGCTAAAGAAATAGGTATATTACAAGAAAATGATATATCCGTTGATGGTATTGAATTAGATAAAATGTCCGATAAAGACTTATTGGATAAATTAGAACATATTTCTGTTTACGCTAGAGTATCTCCAGAACACAAGATTAGAATAGTTAAAGCATGGCAAAGTAAAGATAAGATAGTTGCTATGACTGGTGATGGTGTAAATGATGCCCCAGCTTTAAAACAAGCTGATATTGGTATTGCAATGGGGATTACAGGTACTGAAGTTTCTAAAGATGCTGCTTCTATGATATTAACTGATGATAATTTTGCAACAATAGTTAAATCTATAAGTAATGGTAGAAATATTTATGCTAATATAAAAAATTCAATTAGATTTTTACTTTCTGGAAATACTTCTGGAATATTAGCTGTACTATATTCTTCATTAAGAGCTTTACCAGTACCATTTGCTGCAGTTCATTTATTATTTATAAATCTACTTACTGATAGTTTACCTGCTATCGCAATAGGTATGGAAAAATCAACAAGAGATGTTTTAAATGAAAAACCTAGAGATAGCAAAGAATCTATATTAAATAAAGGTTTTGTAAAAAGCATACTTGTTGAAGGATTCTTGATTGCAATTGCTACTATTACAGCTTATCACATAGGATTATCTAGTGGGCCTGTAGGAACTGCTAGCACAATGGCATTTGCCACTTTATGTTTAGGTAGATTGTTCCATGGTTTCAATTGCAGAGGACGAAAATCTATATTCGCATTAGGTTTATTTAAAAATAAATTTAGTTGGATAGCTTTCGGAATTGGATTATTACTATTAAATGCAGTATTATTAGTACCTCCACTACAATCACTATTTGAAGTTATTCCTTTAAGTGGAGCAAATTTAGGATATATCTATCTATTTGCTTTCCTTCCAACATTAATAATTCAAATATATAAGGTTATCAGATATGATTCAGAAAAGGATGCTGATATAAACTTTGAAAATAAAGGTGGTACAGTTAAAGAAAAAAAGCAAGTAGCTTAA
- a CDS encoding FAD-binding oxidoreductase has product MTYKNVEVKDYEYILSIAENDKERVFFGDEINEDYSHDELGGIKKMPDIVVQAISTEEVSKIMKYAYENSIPVTPRGSGTGLVGAAVPIKGGIVIDLCRMNKILEIDEENLTLTLEPGVLLMEIGKYVEEFDLFYPPDPGEKSATIGGNISTNAGGMRAVKYGVTRDYVRGLEVVMPNGEVVQLGGKVVKNSSGYSLKDLLIGSEGTLGIVTKAILKLLPLPKKSLSLLIPFPTLENAIDTVPKIIKSKTIPTAIEFMQREAILAAEEFLGKSFPDKSSDAYLLLTFDGNSTEEIEKAYENVANICLDAEAIDVFISDTEERQESIWSARGCFLEAIKALTTEMDEVDVVVPRNKIGEFVKFTHELESKFNIRIKSFGHAGDGNLHIYILKDQLEDNIWHEKLELVMKDMYDKSKELKGQVSGEHGIGFAKKPYLKESLSNDVLSVMEGIKLAFDPKNILNPGKIFK; this is encoded by the coding sequence ATGACTTATAAAAATGTTGAAGTTAAAGATTATGAATATATACTATCTATTGCAGAAAATGATAAAGAGAGAGTTTTCTTTGGAGATGAAATAAACGAAGATTATAGCCATGATGAATTAGGTGGAATAAAGAAAATGCCTGATATAGTAGTCCAAGCTATAAGTACAGAAGAAGTTTCAAAGATAATGAAATATGCTTATGAAAATTCCATTCCAGTAACTCCAAGAGGCTCAGGTACAGGTCTTGTAGGTGCAGCTGTTCCAATTAAAGGTGGAATAGTTATAGATCTTTGTAGAATGAATAAGATATTAGAAATAGATGAAGAAAATCTTACTCTTACATTAGAACCAGGGGTATTACTTATGGAAATAGGTAAATATGTTGAAGAATTTGATTTATTTTATCCACCAGATCCAGGTGAAAAATCAGCAACTATTGGTGGTAACATAAGCACAAATGCAGGTGGAATGAGAGCAGTAAAATATGGTGTTACTAGAGATTATGTAAGAGGTTTAGAAGTAGTAATGCCAAATGGAGAAGTAGTACAGTTAGGCGGAAAGGTAGTTAAAAATAGTTCTGGTTATTCATTGAAAGATCTATTAATAGGATCAGAAGGAACTTTAGGTATAGTAACTAAAGCTATATTAAAATTATTACCACTTCCTAAAAAATCATTAAGTTTACTTATACCATTCCCAACATTAGAGAATGCTATAGATACAGTACCTAAAATAATTAAATCAAAAACAATACCAACAGCTATTGAATTTATGCAAAGAGAAGCTATATTGGCAGCAGAAGAATTTTTAGGAAAGAGTTTCCCAGATAAATCATCAGATGCATATCTTCTATTAACTTTTGATGGAAATTCAACAGAAGAAATTGAAAAAGCATATGAAAATGTAGCTAATATATGTTTAGATGCAGAAGCAATAGATGTCTTTATATCTGACACAGAAGAAAGACAAGAATCAATTTGGTCAGCTAGAGGATGTTTCCTTGAAGCAATAAAGGCATTAACTACAGAAATGGATGAAGTTGATGTAGTTGTTCCAAGAAATAAAATAGGCGAATTTGTTAAATTTACTCATGAACTTGAAAGTAAATTTAATATTAGAATAAAGAGCTTTGGACATGCTGGAGATGGAAACTTGCATATTTATATTTTAAAAGACCAATTAGAAGATAATATCTGGCATGAAAAACTTGAATTAGTTATGAAAGACATGTATGACAAATCAAAAGAATTAAAAGGACAAGTTTCAGGAGAACATGGAATAGGTTTTGCTAAGAAACCATATTTAAAAGAATCACTTTCAAATGATGTACTTTCAGTAATGGAAGGAATTAAATTAGCATTTGATCCTAAAAATATATTAAATCCAGGAAAAATATTTAAATAA